The following are from one region of the Deltaproteobacteria bacterium genome:
- a CDS encoding HipA domain-containing protein → MKLADVRKLERVYVFKGEELAGSITRTRDGSIFEYDAHYLERAGTEDLASVAFSLPLRKEPHQTYGDNLHPFFAGLLPEGRRLSALISALKTSADDMFSLLAGAGSDCIGDVFISHDITINETDNSQSSFDLDQALFVDLFEQSIASTEFSERKRDISVPGVQPKISAEMISFPIAIKKNHKRYLLKLAPQSYPKLIENEHFFMKMAHGCGIECAKTSIVHDRNGTPGLLVERFDRCWQDESKTIKRLHQEDACQFLARYPQDKYRLSMRQIADGIVKYSSSPIIETAKLLKLTAFSYLIANGDLHAKNISLLQPHNSSSIILSPAYDLLSTLPYGDEQMALELERRRTKLFPKHFIIWAERSAVKRAAAISILCKLCGLARPYVEQLEEIGLEPKKTNYLRQTMLKRISQLSGEP, encoded by the coding sequence ATGAAGCTCGCTGACGTTCGCAAGCTCGAGCGAGTGTATGTTTTTAAGGGCGAAGAACTGGCTGGTTCGATAACGCGCACGCGTGACGGATCGATATTTGAATATGATGCTCATTATCTCGAACGTGCAGGTACTGAAGATTTAGCATCTGTTGCTTTTAGTCTCCCACTCCGAAAGGAACCGCATCAAACATACGGTGATAATTTGCATCCTTTTTTTGCAGGATTGCTTCCAGAAGGGCGAAGGTTAAGCGCTCTTATTTCTGCTCTTAAGACTTCTGCTGATGATATGTTTAGCTTGCTGGCTGGGGCGGGAAGCGATTGCATAGGCGATGTCTTTATTTCTCATGACATCACCATTAACGAAACCGACAATTCCCAATCCAGTTTTGATTTAGATCAAGCTCTGTTTGTGGATTTATTTGAGCAAAGCATTGCATCTACCGAATTTAGTGAGCGCAAGCGGGACATTTCAGTTCCGGGAGTGCAACCAAAAATCTCTGCTGAAATGATTTCTTTTCCCATCGCAATAAAAAAAAACCACAAGCGCTATTTATTAAAACTCGCACCACAAAGCTATCCGAAACTAATTGAAAATGAACATTTCTTTATGAAAATGGCTCATGGTTGTGGAATAGAGTGCGCAAAAACAAGCATAGTTCATGATCGAAACGGCACCCCAGGGCTATTAGTAGAAAGATTTGATCGTTGTTGGCAAGATGAGAGCAAAACTATAAAACGCCTTCATCAAGAAGATGCTTGTCAGTTTCTTGCACGCTACCCTCAAGATAAATATCGGCTATCTATGCGCCAGATTGCCGATGGGATTGTGAAATATTCAAGCTCGCCTATAATAGAAACTGCAAAACTACTAAAACTCACTGCCTTTAGTTATCTAATCGCTAACGGCGATTTGCATGCAAAGAATATTAGTTTGCTCCAACCACATAACAGCAGTAGTATAATTTTGTCACCAGCTTACGATTTGCTTTCTACTCTACCTTACGGCGATGAGCAAATGGCCTTGGAACTAGAACGTCGACGAACCAAACTCTTTCCTAAACATTTTATTATCTGGGCAGAGCGTTCGGCAGTAAAACGCGCTGCGGCAATTTCTATATTATGCAAGCTCTGTGGTCTAGCTAGGCCATACGTTGAGCAACTTGAAGAAATTGGATTAGAGCCCAAGAAGACAAACTATTTGCGACAGACGATGCTTAAACGCATATCTCAGCTCAGTGGAGAGCCTTAA
- a CDS encoding helix-turn-helix transcriptional regulator has protein sequence MNSAKVISNIIRQERKARKLNQQELADLSGTGLNFISQLERGKPTVRLDKLLEVLAVLGLELHIQRGKQIISVAKEFEK, from the coding sequence GTGAATAGTGCCAAAGTTATAAGCAATATAATTCGCCAGGAACGAAAGGCGCGAAAACTAAATCAACAAGAACTAGCAGATCTTTCAGGAACTGGATTAAATTTTATCTCTCAGTTAGAGCGAGGGAAGCCAACGGTCAGGTTAGACAAACTCCTTGAGGTTTTAGCGGTGCTAGGGCTTGAACTCCACATTCAACGGGGAAAGCAGATAATTAGTGTTGCTAAGGAATTTGAAAAATGA